Proteins from one Embleya scabrispora genomic window:
- a CDS encoding DUF397 domain-containing protein: MTSSPHIPTSGWFKSSRTNDQGGMCVEAAHAPDQSMAIRDSKDPSRGAFLFHARPWEAFLDSVKRQS, from the coding sequence GTGACGAGTTCACCCCACATACCCACAAGCGGTTGGTTCAAGTCCAGCCGCACCAACGACCAAGGCGGCATGTGTGTGGAAGCTGCTCATGCCCCGGACCAGTCAATGGCCATACGCGACTCGAAGGACCCCTCCCGCGGCGCTTTCCTCTTCCACGCCCGTCCCTGGGAAGCTTTCCTCGACTCCGTGAAACGTCAAAGCTAG
- a CDS encoding carbohydrate ABC transporter permease, with amino-acid sequence MSTGAGGRGVMSEAERRRPITRFGLGTTQLLLIAALIIEGAGPIYWVFKGSISSTQDSLRHPLALWPEEVHWSNISTAWTSLDLGRYLTNTVVLVGGSWFVQLFVAVTGAYALSVLRPFYGKYVYAAVLATLFLPGTVSMVSLYLTIQDLPLTGGSIANTPMAVWLPAGAHAFNVLLMKQFFDGIPKELLEAARLDGAGPWRILTRIVLPMSRPILAVVSLLAVMNAWKDFLWPMIAITDTEKQPLAVALPRLADTSNQSLLIAGMLIAIIPPVVVFLVFQRQIVRGIAFTGLK; translated from the coding sequence ATGAGTACCGGTGCCGGCGGTAGGGGTGTGATGTCCGAGGCCGAACGCCGACGGCCGATCACCCGGTTCGGACTCGGGACCACCCAACTGCTGTTGATCGCGGCCCTGATCATCGAGGGGGCCGGTCCGATCTATTGGGTGTTCAAGGGTTCGATCTCCTCGACCCAGGACTCGCTGCGGCATCCGTTGGCGCTGTGGCCCGAGGAGGTGCACTGGTCGAACATCTCGACCGCGTGGACGAGTCTGGACCTCGGCCGCTATCTGACCAACACCGTGGTGCTGGTGGGCGGTTCGTGGTTCGTGCAGTTGTTCGTGGCGGTGACCGGGGCCTATGCGCTGTCCGTGCTGCGGCCGTTCTACGGCAAGTATGTGTATGCGGCGGTGCTGGCCACGCTGTTCCTGCCGGGCACGGTGTCGATGGTCTCGCTCTACCTGACCATCCAGGACCTGCCGCTCACGGGCGGCTCGATCGCCAACACGCCGATGGCGGTGTGGTTGCCGGCGGGCGCGCACGCGTTCAACGTGCTGCTGATGAAGCAGTTCTTCGACGGCATCCCGAAGGAACTCCTGGAGGCGGCCCGCCTGGATGGCGCCGGCCCGTGGCGGATCCTGACCCGGATCGTGCTGCCGATGTCGCGGCCGATCCTGGCCGTGGTGTCGCTGCTCGCGGTGATGAACGCGTGGAAGGACTTCCTGTGGCCGATGATCGCCATCACCGACACGGAAAAGCAGCCGCTCGCGGTGGCGTTGCCGAGGCTGGCGGACACCTCGAACCAGAGCCTGCTGATCGCGGGCATGCTGATCGCGATCATCCCACCGGTGGTGGTGTTCCTGGTCTTCCAGCGGCAGATCGTGCGCGGGATCGCGTTCACGGGGTTGAAGTGA
- a CDS encoding enolase C-terminal domain-like protein, giving the protein MTEPETPIPPAAMPETQAPWAARDSLRITSVRAVVTAPGGVPLVVVRVDTSEPGLYGLGCATFTQRFHAVTAAVEQHLGPMVVGRHPADIEDVFRLLHFSSYWRGGPVHNNALSGIDQALWDIAGKRLGVPVYELLGGRVRGGAAVYTGARGGSVEESIERAAALAEQGYRHVRLQCGGPGLGTYGAEGTPGGYPGSPYPDGWDVGHYLRTTPRLFERAREVLGDELGLLHDAHNRLTPKEAVGLARSLEPYRLFFLEDPLAPEHFDRLPEVRAAAPMPIASGELVTSMTDATRLVTAGGVDYLRVHVSAVGGLTPARKLATLCELTGVRTAWHGPPDVSPVGAAVNLTLDVTSPAFGIQEQHVYPERVHEVFPGTPRTVDGYLVPSDRPGWGVDLDEAQAAKYPPQAHLHERWAARVRRPDGGLEAP; this is encoded by the coding sequence ATGACCGAGCCGGAGACCCCGATACCGCCGGCCGCGATGCCCGAGACCCAGGCCCCCTGGGCCGCGCGGGACTCGCTGCGGATCACCTCGGTGCGGGCCGTGGTGACCGCGCCCGGCGGGGTGCCGCTCGTGGTGGTGCGGGTCGATACCTCCGAACCCGGGCTGTACGGGCTCGGTTGTGCCACCTTCACCCAGCGATTCCACGCGGTGACCGCGGCGGTCGAGCAACATCTGGGGCCGATGGTGGTCGGTCGGCATCCGGCCGACATCGAGGACGTCTTTCGACTGCTGCACTTCTCGTCCTACTGGCGCGGCGGGCCCGTCCACAACAACGCGCTGTCCGGCATCGACCAGGCGTTGTGGGACATCGCCGGCAAACGGTTGGGTGTGCCGGTGTACGAACTGCTCGGCGGGCGGGTGCGCGGCGGCGCGGCGGTGTACACCGGTGCCCGGGGCGGCAGCGTGGAGGAGTCGATCGAGCGGGCCGCGGCGCTGGCCGAACAGGGTTACCGGCACGTGCGGTTGCAGTGCGGCGGCCCGGGGCTCGGTACGTACGGCGCCGAGGGCACGCCGGGCGGCTATCCGGGCAGCCCGTACCCGGACGGCTGGGACGTCGGCCACTATCTCCGCACCACGCCGCGCCTGTTCGAGCGGGCCAGGGAGGTATTGGGCGACGAACTCGGTCTGTTGCACGACGCGCACAACCGGCTGACTCCGAAAGAGGCCGTGGGGCTGGCCCGTTCGCTGGAGCCGTACCGGCTCTTCTTCCTGGAGGATCCGCTCGCGCCGGAGCACTTCGACCGGCTGCCGGAGGTGCGCGCCGCGGCGCCGATGCCGATCGCGTCGGGCGAGTTGGTGACCTCGATGACCGACGCCACGCGCCTGGTCACCGCCGGCGGCGTCGACTATCTGCGCGTGCACGTCTCGGCGGTGGGCGGGTTGACGCCGGCCCGCAAGCTGGCCACGCTGTGCGAGCTGACCGGGGTGCGTACCGCGTGGCACGGTCCGCCGGACGTGTCGCCCGTCGGCGCGGCGGTCAACCTGACGCTGGACGTGACCAGTCCCGCCTTCGGCATCCAGGAGCAACACGTCTACCCCGAACGGGTGCACGAGGTCTTCCCCGGTACGCCGCGCACGGTGGACGGCTATCTCGTCCCCTCGGACCGGCCCGGCTGGGGCGTCGATCTGGACGAGGCCCAGGCGGCGAAGTACCCGCCGCAGGCCCACCTGCACGAGCGTTGGGCGGCCCGCGTGCGGCGGCCCGACGGTGGGTTGGAAGCTCCGTGA
- a CDS encoding ABC transporter substrate-binding protein encodes MTESVPVSTLRRRRRRVVAGGGVLALALVAGTAGCSSGLSGSSGAGSSGKTTITVAGMPATTSPKTRQQFLDAVAAFEKANPKIKVKPTDTQWDARTFAARLAGGNAETVLTVPLTEPPGLIARKQIADLGAELEALPHSGDLDPRALAPATAADGRVFGLPVTEYALGLVYNRDLFTKAGLDPDKPPTTWDEVRTAAKKISDTGVTGYTQMTVKNTGGWILTAMTYGFGGSMEKKVGDTYVPALLDGPAEKALGQLAAMRWQDDSMGNNHLRTQQDAERDFAAGKIGMMISTVNSYNRYITQYSGKPADFGMAALPQQNGGRSTLLGGLMAVVSAKATPAQRTAAVKWIDYFYLKPAYDPAAAEEQAVAQAADKLAVGLPTLPFYSAAVSDPVNVAIGRHTNIPTGNFAPYVAGVGKLEYQVEPPVAAQELYGALDTAVQAVLTRKDADPRAELAKAADRLGPVVEKAQAP; translated from the coding sequence GTGACCGAGTCAGTCCCGGTCAGTACGCTCCGGCGTCGACGTCGGCGGGTGGTGGCGGGAGGCGGAGTGCTCGCGCTCGCCCTCGTCGCCGGCACCGCCGGTTGCTCGTCCGGCTTGTCCGGCTCGTCCGGCGCCGGTTCCTCCGGCAAAACCACGATCACCGTCGCGGGCATGCCGGCGACCACGTCGCCCAAGACACGGCAACAATTCCTGGACGCCGTCGCGGCGTTCGAGAAGGCCAACCCGAAGATCAAGGTCAAGCCGACCGACACCCAGTGGGACGCACGCACGTTCGCCGCCCGGTTGGCCGGCGGCAACGCCGAGACGGTGTTGACCGTTCCGCTGACCGAGCCGCCCGGCCTGATCGCCCGCAAGCAGATCGCCGATCTCGGCGCCGAACTCGAGGCGTTGCCACACTCGGGCGACCTCGACCCGCGCGCCCTGGCGCCGGCCACCGCCGCCGACGGGCGCGTCTTCGGGCTGCCGGTCACCGAGTACGCGCTCGGACTGGTGTACAACCGCGACCTGTTCACGAAGGCCGGCCTGGACCCGGACAAGCCGCCGACCACCTGGGACGAGGTCCGCACCGCCGCGAAGAAGATCTCCGACACGGGCGTCACCGGCTACACGCAGATGACCGTCAAGAACACCGGCGGCTGGATCCTGACCGCGATGACCTACGGCTTCGGCGGTTCGATGGAGAAGAAGGTCGGCGATACGTATGTGCCGGCCCTGCTCGACGGCCCGGCGGAGAAGGCGTTGGGGCAACTGGCCGCGATGCGCTGGCAGGACGACTCGATGGGCAACAACCACCTGCGTACCCAGCAGGATGCCGAACGGGACTTCGCCGCGGGCAAGATCGGCATGATGATCAGCACGGTCAACAGCTACAACCGCTACATCACCCAATACTCCGGCAAGCCCGCCGACTTCGGCATGGCCGCGCTGCCGCAGCAGAACGGCGGCCGGTCCACACTGCTCGGCGGTCTGATGGCCGTGGTCAGCGCCAAGGCCACGCCCGCGCAGCGGACCGCGGCGGTGAAGTGGATCGACTACTTCTACCTCAAGCCCGCCTACGACCCGGCCGCGGCCGAGGAACAGGCGGTCGCGCAGGCGGCGGACAAGCTCGCGGTCGGGCTGCCCACGCTGCCGTTCTACTCGGCGGCGGTCTCCGATCCGGTGAACGTCGCGATCGGCAGGCACACGAACATCCCGACCGGGAACTTCGCGCCGTATGTCGCCGGTGTCGGCAAGCTCGAGTATCAGGTCGAACCCCCCGTCGCCGCGCAGGAGTTGTACGGAGCGCTGGATACGGCGGTACAGGCGGTGCTGACCCGCAAGGACGCCGATCCGCGGGCCGAGTTGGCCAAGGCGGCGGATCGACTCGGGCCGGTCGTCGAAAAGGCGCAGGCACCGTGA
- a CDS encoding transposase, which translates to MPKRYTQQFKDEAVRLVLDGPRPIVQVARELGVNDTTLGNWVAQHRRSVTKPGSTPRGDEPVTARERELEREVRKLREENAFLVKASAFFARNHR; encoded by the coding sequence GTGCCGAAGAGATATACGCAGCAGTTCAAAGACGAAGCCGTTCGTCTGGTGCTGGACGGCCCCCGTCCGATCGTCCAGGTCGCGCGCGAGTTGGGAGTCAACGACACCACGCTCGGGAACTGGGTCGCACAGCATCGCAGGTCCGTGACGAAACCCGGGTCGACACCGCGTGGCGACGAACCGGTGACCGCGCGCGAACGGGAACTCGAACGCGAAGTTCGGAAACTCCGCGAGGAGAACGCCTTCCTGGTAAAAGCAAGCGCCTTCTTCGCCCGCAACCATCGGTGA
- a CDS encoding FAD-dependent oxidoreductase, with the protein MSEISTEILVVGGGLGGVAAALAACRAGRTVVLTEETDWIGGQLTAQAVPPDEHPWIESYGATATYRELRTAIRDHYRTWYPLTGAAARRRDLNPGAGYVSKLCHEPRVALAVLQAMVAPHLASGRLRILLEHVPAEVFTEGDRVSGVTLWGLRTEESHTVTADFVLDATETGELLPLAKAEYVTGAESRAEYGEPSAPAEYQPLNMQGITYCFAVSHHEGENHVIDRPADYDFWRSYRPDFWPGPLLGFLAPDPRTLKPEARTFVPNPAGDPLAITADQSANAGGDDLWLFRRILAKGVFEPGAVDSDITLVNWPLNDYWLRPIIEVGADEAAAAHREAKQLSLSVLYWLQTEAPRPDGGRGYPGLRLRHDVVGTADGLAKSAYVRESRRIRAVTTVTEQHVSRDVLGGDAIHHFPDSVGVGAYRIDLHPSTGGDNYIDVASMPFEIPLGALLPIRMRNLLPAGKNIGTTHISNGCYRLHPVEWNVGEVAGHLTAYCLRRGVEPQAVREDSALFAEFAAELEAAGVERRWPAPAGY; encoded by the coding sequence ATGTCCGAAATCAGCACCGAGATACTCGTCGTCGGCGGCGGACTGGGCGGCGTCGCCGCGGCGTTGGCCGCGTGCCGGGCGGGCCGTACGGTCGTGCTCACCGAGGAGACCGACTGGATCGGCGGTCAACTCACCGCACAGGCGGTGCCGCCGGACGAGCATCCCTGGATCGAGAGCTACGGCGCCACCGCGACCTATCGCGAACTGCGCACCGCGATCCGCGACCACTACCGGACCTGGTATCCGCTGACCGGCGCGGCGGCGCGGCGGCGTGATCTCAACCCTGGGGCCGGCTATGTGAGCAAGCTCTGCCACGAACCGCGCGTCGCCCTGGCCGTGCTGCAGGCAATGGTGGCCCCGCATCTGGCGTCCGGGCGGTTGCGCATTCTCCTGGAGCACGTACCCGCCGAGGTGTTCACCGAGGGCGACCGGGTGTCCGGGGTGACCCTGTGGGGTCTGCGGACCGAGGAGTCGCACACCGTCACCGCGGACTTCGTCCTGGACGCCACCGAGACCGGCGAGTTGCTGCCACTGGCGAAGGCGGAGTACGTGACCGGTGCCGAGTCCCGGGCGGAATACGGCGAACCGAGCGCGCCGGCCGAATACCAGCCGCTGAACATGCAGGGCATCACCTACTGCTTCGCCGTCTCGCACCACGAGGGCGAGAACCACGTGATCGACCGGCCCGCCGACTACGACTTCTGGCGCTCGTACCGGCCGGACTTCTGGCCGGGGCCGCTGCTGGGCTTCCTCGCGCCGGATCCGCGCACGTTGAAGCCCGAGGCCCGCACGTTCGTTCCGAATCCGGCGGGCGATCCGCTGGCGATCACCGCCGACCAGAGTGCCAACGCGGGCGGCGACGACCTGTGGTTGTTCCGACGCATCCTGGCCAAGGGGGTGTTCGAGCCGGGCGCGGTCGACTCGGACATCACACTCGTGAACTGGCCGTTGAACGACTACTGGTTGCGGCCGATCATCGAGGTCGGCGCCGACGAGGCCGCCGCCGCGCACCGCGAGGCGAAGCAGTTGTCGTTGTCGGTGCTGTACTGGCTCCAGACCGAGGCGCCGCGTCCGGACGGCGGCCGGGGGTATCCCGGACTGCGGCTGCGGCACGATGTGGTGGGCACGGCCGACGGGTTGGCCAAGTCGGCGTACGTGCGCGAGTCGCGGCGGATCCGGGCGGTGACCACGGTGACGGAGCAGCACGTGTCTCGGGACGTCCTGGGCGGGGACGCCATTCACCACTTCCCGGACTCGGTGGGGGTGGGCGCGTACCGGATCGATCTGCATCCGTCGACCGGCGGCGACAACTACATCGACGTGGCCAGCATGCCGTTCGAGATCCCCTTGGGCGCGCTGCTGCCGATCCGGATGCGGAACCTGCTGCCGGCTGGCAAGAACATCGGGACCACGCACATCTCGAACGGGTGCTACCGGCTGCACCCGGTCGAGTGGAACGTGGGGGAGGTGGCCGGGCACCTGACGGCGTATTGCCTGCGGCGGGGCGTCGAGCCACAGGCGGTGCGCGAAGATTCCGCGTTGTTCGCCGAGTTCGCCGCCGAGTTGGAGGCCGCCGGGGTGGAACGGCGGTGGCCGGCCCCGGCCGGGTACTGA
- a CDS encoding metal-dependent hydrolase, which yields MMGPAHSLSGACAWMAVGAAADAYGQPMPWPVLVVGGLICAGAALGPDLDHKAATVSRSFGPISMVLCGVVDALASATYRATRMKGDPRRNGGHRTLTHTWVWAGLVGLAASAICAYGGRWGVLGVLFVHMVLAIEGLLWRAARLHSDILVWLLGGTSTWMLVEILNRPGNGSDWFFTGPGQEYWWVGLPIALGALTHCIGDALTVSGCPILWPIPIGRKRWYPLGPPKSMRFRAGAKVEVKVLMPLFMGAGGLGAVAALGYLG from the coding sequence ATGATGGGACCGGCCCATTCGCTGTCCGGAGCCTGCGCCTGGATGGCCGTCGGAGCCGCCGCCGACGCCTACGGCCAACCGATGCCCTGGCCCGTCCTCGTGGTAGGCGGCCTGATCTGCGCCGGCGCCGCCCTGGGGCCGGACCTGGACCACAAGGCCGCCACCGTCTCCCGCTCCTTCGGCCCGATATCCATGGTCCTGTGCGGCGTGGTGGACGCCCTCGCGAGCGCCACGTACAGGGCTACCCGCATGAAGGGCGACCCCCGCCGCAACGGCGGCCACCGCACGCTCACCCACACCTGGGTCTGGGCCGGACTCGTCGGCCTCGCCGCCTCCGCGATCTGCGCCTACGGCGGCCGGTGGGGCGTCCTGGGCGTACTGTTCGTGCACATGGTCCTGGCCATCGAAGGACTCCTGTGGCGCGCCGCCCGCCTGCACAGCGACATCCTGGTCTGGCTGCTCGGCGGCACCAGCACCTGGATGCTGGTCGAAATCCTCAACCGCCCCGGCAACGGCTCCGATTGGTTCTTCACCGGACCCGGCCAGGAGTACTGGTGGGTCGGCCTCCCGATCGCCCTCGGCGCCCTCACCCACTGCATCGGCGACGCACTCACCGTCTCCGGCTGCCCGATCCTGTGGCCGATCCCCATAGGCCGCAAGCGCTGGTACCCCCTCGGCCCCCCGAAGTCCATGCGCTTCCGCGCCGGTGCCAAGGTCGAGGTCAAGGTCCTGATGCCCCTGTTCATGGGCGCCGGCGGCCTCGGCGCGGTGGCCGCCCTCGGCTACCTGGGCTGA
- a CDS encoding carbohydrate ABC transporter permease, with the protein MSTPTLPRESAQVVASAAVRPSGPGSRSARWRGGARHLVPALFLLPTVLVFGLFSWWPIIRSLLLSFQQTNLVEPATWVGFDNYQTLLDDPLLGKAVTNTLVFTGLALLIGFPLPLFLAVLMSELRRGAGLMRVLVYLPVAVPPVVAVLMWKWFYDPDSGLFNEVLGKVGLGPYPWLQSADTAMASLVVEATWAGAGGAVLIYLAALASVPTELYEAAELDGASVRRRLWHVTLPHMRPVLLIMMLLQVINTFQVFTEPFVLTDGGPEDSTVTVLLLIYRYAFVSGDYGAAAALSVSLAAVLAVLSAIYLRLTRAWGTK; encoded by the coding sequence GTGAGTACGCCGACCCTCCCTCGGGAGAGCGCCCAGGTCGTGGCGTCGGCGGCGGTTCGTCCGAGCGGACCCGGGTCCCGGAGCGCGCGGTGGCGCGGCGGCGCCCGCCATCTGGTGCCGGCGCTGTTCCTGTTGCCGACGGTGTTGGTGTTCGGCCTGTTCTCGTGGTGGCCGATCATCCGTAGCCTGCTGCTGAGTTTCCAGCAGACGAACCTGGTCGAACCGGCCACGTGGGTCGGGTTCGACAACTACCAAACCCTGCTGGACGACCCGCTGTTGGGCAAGGCGGTCACGAACACCCTCGTGTTCACCGGTCTGGCGCTGCTGATCGGCTTCCCGCTGCCGCTGTTCCTGGCCGTGCTGATGTCCGAACTGCGGCGCGGAGCGGGGCTGATGCGGGTGCTGGTGTACCTGCCGGTGGCGGTGCCGCCGGTGGTGGCGGTGCTGATGTGGAAGTGGTTCTACGACCCGGACTCGGGCCTGTTCAACGAGGTGTTGGGCAAGGTCGGCCTGGGCCCGTACCCGTGGTTGCAGTCCGCCGATACCGCGATGGCGAGCCTGGTGGTGGAGGCGACCTGGGCGGGCGCGGGCGGAGCGGTGTTGATCTACCTCGCGGCGTTGGCGAGCGTGCCGACCGAGTTGTACGAGGCCGCCGAACTCGACGGTGCCTCGGTGCGACGGCGGTTGTGGCACGTCACGTTGCCGCACATGCGTCCGGTGCTGCTCATCATGATGCTGCTTCAGGTGATCAACACCTTCCAGGTGTTCACCGAGCCCTTCGTGCTGACGGACGGCGGGCCCGAGGATTCCACGGTCACCGTGCTTCTGCTCATCTATCGATACGCGTTCGTCAGCGGCGACTACGGCGCGGCGGCGGCGCTGAGCGTGAGCCTGGCCGCCGTGCTCGCGGTCCTGTCGGCGATCTATCTGCGGCTCACCCGCGCATGGGGGACGAAATGA
- a CDS encoding NAD-dependent epimerase/dehydratase family protein, translating into MRRVLVTGAAGRLGTAVLAELADRGVPVTALVVEDGVGGGALQADRVVVGDARDPEVVADALRGVDAVIHLAALASPEVAPPEVVFATNTQATFVVLNEAGRVGVRRTVVASSLSVTGLPFARSTPRPRPAYLPFDTALPLRIEDPYALSKQVDEATAAMMHRRYGMTAVALRLPFLGDADRLAAHASRLAADPALGASEVWSYLDLRDAARACVLGLTAPAVTGAPVLFVAAPDTLMAAPTADLLAVYLPDVPRRAEFPGRTVPIDLAPGRALLGFTARYPYPPAGFDPSDPDLLVGPPEAPRPYPNPLSQERHP; encoded by the coding sequence GTGAGGCGAGTTCTGGTGACCGGGGCCGCCGGGCGCCTCGGCACGGCTGTACTGGCCGAACTGGCCGATCGCGGCGTGCCGGTGACCGCGCTGGTCGTCGAGGACGGCGTGGGCGGCGGGGCGTTGCAAGCCGATCGGGTCGTGGTTGGTGACGCGCGGGATCCGGAGGTGGTGGCGGACGCGCTTCGCGGGGTCGACGCGGTGATCCACCTGGCCGCACTCGCTTCGCCCGAAGTGGCCCCTCCCGAGGTGGTGTTCGCGACGAACACGCAGGCCACGTTCGTGGTGTTGAACGAGGCCGGTCGGGTGGGGGTGCGGCGCACGGTGGTGGCGAGCAGCCTGTCCGTGACCGGGCTGCCGTTCGCCCGCTCCACGCCACGGCCACGGCCGGCGTACCTGCCGTTCGACACGGCGTTGCCGCTGCGGATCGAGGATCCGTACGCGCTGTCCAAGCAGGTCGACGAGGCCACCGCCGCGATGATGCATCGGCGGTACGGCATGACGGCGGTGGCGCTGCGTCTGCCGTTCCTCGGCGACGCGGACCGACTGGCCGCGCACGCGTCCCGGTTGGCGGCGGATCCGGCGCTCGGTGCGTCGGAGGTGTGGAGTTACCTCGACCTGCGCGACGCGGCACGGGCCTGCGTCCTGGGGCTGACCGCGCCGGCGGTGACGGGCGCGCCGGTGCTGTTCGTGGCGGCACCGGACACGTTGATGGCCGCGCCCACCGCGGACCTGCTCGCCGTGTATCTGCCGGACGTGCCCCGCCGGGCGGAATTTCCCGGCCGTACGGTGCCGATCGACCTGGCTCCGGGCCGGGCGCTGCTCGGCTTCACGGCGCGGTATCCGTATCCGCCGGCAGGGTTCGACCCGTCCGACCCGGATCTCCTCGTGGGGCCGCCCGAGGCGCCTCGTCCGTACCCGAACCCGCTTTCCCAGGAGCGTCACCCATGA
- a CDS encoding LacI family DNA-binding transcriptional regulator: MKPSGGPGRPAGSRTNRPRQADIARLAGVSQPTVSLILSGGSAAVGIADETRRKVMAAAEQLGYVPDPIAKRLAAGQNNLLGLYTFTATFPTEMSHAYHPFLVGIEQESAIQGYDLLMFIASSVTGERPHAEVLNRVRLADGCLFMGRHLPIREMDRLLATDLPVVYLGRHDDFGDRLPYVGADYVTATAEVVRHLAELGHRDILYVRELDDAISAVDREAGFRRGMAECGLALDEGAVVRTDGSDLTTDRLRGWSERGVTAIVTEATDTDAAHRALLAAASDAGYRFPDDLSLATLGAPENAEHGPPALTGFVVPRREMGAAAVRLLTGLIAGDERLIRHQLMGCELEVGRTAAQVR, encoded by the coding sequence ATGAAGCCGAGCGGCGGGCCCGGGCGGCCGGCCGGTTCGCGGACGAACCGGCCCCGCCAGGCGGACATCGCCCGCCTGGCCGGCGTCTCGCAGCCGACGGTGTCCCTGATCCTCAGCGGCGGTTCGGCGGCGGTGGGCATCGCCGACGAGACGCGACGCAAGGTGATGGCCGCCGCCGAACAACTCGGCTACGTGCCCGACCCGATAGCGAAGCGACTGGCCGCCGGGCAGAACAACCTGCTCGGGCTGTACACGTTCACCGCGACCTTCCCCACCGAAATGTCCCACGCCTACCACCCGTTCCTGGTCGGCATCGAGCAGGAGTCCGCGATTCAGGGCTACGACCTGCTGATGTTCATCGCCTCCAGCGTGACCGGCGAACGGCCGCACGCCGAGGTGCTGAACCGGGTCCGGCTTGCCGACGGCTGCCTGTTCATGGGTCGGCATCTGCCGATCCGGGAGATGGACCGGCTCCTGGCCACCGATCTGCCGGTGGTCTACCTCGGTCGACACGACGACTTCGGCGACCGGCTGCCGTATGTCGGCGCGGACTACGTGACGGCGACGGCGGAGGTCGTGCGTCACCTGGCCGAGCTGGGCCATCGGGACATCCTGTACGTGCGCGAACTCGACGACGCGATCAGCGCCGTGGACCGCGAGGCGGGCTTTCGGCGGGGGATGGCCGAGTGCGGGCTCGCGCTCGACGAGGGCGCCGTGGTCCGTACGGACGGCTCCGATCTGACCACCGATCGGCTGCGCGGCTGGTCCGAGCGGGGCGTGACCGCGATCGTCACCGAGGCCACGGATACCGACGCGGCGCATCGGGCGCTGCTGGCCGCCGCCTCGGACGCGGGATACCGCTTCCCCGACGACCTGTCCCTGGCCACCCTCGGCGCCCCCGAGAACGCCGAGCACGGACCGCCGGCGCTGACCGGATTCGTGGTGCCGCGCCGGGAGATGGGCGCGGCGGCGGTGCGGCTGCTGACGGGGTTGATCGCGGGCGACGAGCGCCTGATCAGGCATCAGTTGATGGGTTGTGAGCTGGAGGTCGGGCGAACAGCGGCACAGGTTCGCTGA